One Sporomusaceae bacterium ACPt DNA window includes the following coding sequences:
- the kdpE_2 gene encoding Transcriptional regulatory protein KdpE, with amino-acid sequence MDKGMRVLVIDDEPQIRKLLKVSLGAHGYEIDESTTGVDGINRVAAFKPDLLIIDLGLPDMDGKDVVKTIREWSQTPIIVLTARDQEQEKIEALDAGADDYVTKPFSVGELMARMRVSLRRSAATEHEPVITCGGLVVDLVQRRVTVDGREVKLTPTEYELIKILAQHRGRVLTHKQLLKAVWGAAYNEDTHYIRVYIGQLRRKLEENPTQPRYIITESGVGYRLMDH; translated from the coding sequence ATGGACAAGGGAATGCGTGTTCTGGTTATTGATGATGAACCACAAATTAGAAAGCTACTCAAAGTTTCCCTAGGCGCACATGGCTATGAAATTGATGAGTCAACAACAGGAGTGGACGGTATTAACCGGGTGGCTGCCTTTAAACCGGATTTGCTGATCATTGATTTAGGACTGCCTGATATGGATGGTAAAGATGTGGTTAAAACGATAAGAGAATGGTCGCAAACACCAATTATTGTGCTAACTGCCCGTGATCAAGAGCAGGAGAAAATTGAAGCCCTTGACGCCGGTGCGGATGATTACGTTACCAAACCATTCAGCGTGGGGGAACTTATGGCGAGAATGCGGGTTTCACTAAGGCGGTCGGCTGCGACAGAACATGAGCCGGTTATCACCTGCGGCGGTCTTGTTGTCGATTTGGTCCAACGGCGGGTGACAGTAGACGGACGGGAAGTAAAACTGACACCGACCGAATATGAATTAATAAAAATTCTCGCCCAACACCGGGGCCGGGTATTAACCCACAAACAGTTATTAAAAGCTGTATGGGGGGCAGCTTACAACGAAGACACCCACTACATCAGGGTATATATCGGACAGCTCCGCCGGAAACTTGAGGAAAATCCGACGCAACCACGTTATATCATTACCGAATCAGGAGTTGGCTACCGGTTAATGGACCATTGA
- the purB gene encoding Adenylosuccinate lyase — translation MIERYTYPEMGRIWTDENEFQTMLDIEIAACEAMAKLGQIPADAVPVIKEKAKFSVERIREIEKETRHDILAFLQAVAENVGDPAKYIHMGLTSSDVKDTALGVMMKQAVDIIISDLEKFRDVLKRRAAEHKYTVMIGRTHGIHAEPVTLGLKFALWMDETERNIERVKRARETVAVGKLSGAVGTYANIDPYIESYVCEQMGLKAAKLATQVIQRDRHAELMTTLAIVAGSLDKFATEIRNLQRTDIREAEEYFHPGQKGSSAMPHKRNPITCERVSGLARVVRGNAMAALEDMPLWHERDISHSSVERVILPDSTILVDYMLRIFTDIIDRLLVYPEAMKANIEKTGGLIFSQRVLLKLVDKGAVREEAYRWVQRNAMARWLQGADFKTNVIADPDIKKYLTPAEIEECFDYSYHLRHVDTIMARFGL, via the coding sequence ATGATTGAACGTTATACTTATCCCGAAATGGGACGTATTTGGACTGATGAAAACGAATTTCAAACTATGTTGGACATTGAAATCGCCGCCTGCGAGGCTATGGCCAAGCTGGGGCAAATTCCGGCTGACGCCGTGCCTGTTATTAAGGAAAAAGCCAAGTTCTCGGTAGAGCGCATCCGCGAAATTGAAAAAGAGACTCGTCACGACATTCTGGCATTTTTGCAGGCTGTGGCGGAAAATGTCGGCGATCCGGCAAAGTATATTCACATGGGTTTAACATCAAGCGATGTCAAGGATACCGCCCTGGGTGTCATGATGAAACAAGCTGTTGATATTATCATCAGTGATCTGGAAAAGTTTCGTGATGTGTTAAAACGTCGCGCGGCCGAGCATAAGTATACGGTAATGATTGGCCGCACTCATGGTATTCACGCTGAACCTGTCACTTTGGGTTTAAAGTTTGCTTTGTGGATGGATGAAACCGAACGCAATATTGAACGTGTCAAACGGGCGCGGGAAACTGTTGCTGTGGGTAAACTGTCCGGTGCGGTCGGAACATATGCGAACATTGATCCCTATATAGAGTCATATGTATGTGAGCAAATGGGCCTTAAAGCCGCCAAACTGGCTACCCAGGTTATTCAGCGTGACCGTCATGCCGAGTTAATGACGACGTTGGCTATTGTCGCCGGCTCGCTTGATAAATTTGCTACTGAAATCAGAAATCTGCAGCGGACCGATATCCGGGAAGCTGAAGAATACTTCCATCCGGGCCAAAAGGGTTCGTCTGCAATGCCGCATAAACGTAATCCCATCACCTGCGAGCGTGTGAGCGGACTTGCCCGGGTCGTGCGTGGCAATGCTATGGCCGCTCTGGAAGATATGCCGCTATGGCATGAACGCGATATTTCCCATTCTTCGGTAGAACGCGTTATTTTGCCGGACAGTACAATTCTGGTCGACTATATGCTCAGAATTTTTACGGACATTATTGACCGTCTGCTGGTTTATCCTGAAGCAATGAAGGCCAATATTGAGAAAACCGGTGGTCTCATTTTTAGCCAACGGGTATTGTTAAAGCTTGTTGACAAAGGGGCCGTGCGCGAAGAAGCCTACCGGTGGGTACAGCGGAATGCCATGGCCAGATGGCTGCAAGGCGCTGACTTTAAAACTAACGTCATCGCTGACCCTGATATTAAGAAATATCTTACTCCGGCCGAAATTGAAGAATGCTTTGATTATTCGTATCACTTGCGACATGTAGACACCATCATGGCCCGTTTTGGTCTATAG
- the purA gene encoding Adenylosuccinate synthetase, whose translation MSSVVVIGTQWGDEGKGKIVDFLAEKADVVVRYQGGNNAGHTVVVDGTEFKLHLLPSGILYSGKTCVVGNGVVVDPAVMLKELKGMQDKGIDTSGLKVSNRAHVIMPYHRLLDEVEEESRGDRKIGTTKRGIGPCYMDKNSRAGIRMVDLMDEEEFCSKLEFNLEAKNHLLKAVYGVEGFDYEQVKQEYLEYARQLKPYVTDTAAVLHDAIKTGKKVLFEGAQATLLDLDHGTYPYVTSSHPIAGGACIGAGVGPTQINKVVGVVKAYTTRVGEGPFPTELHDEVGQTIRERGHEYGTTTGRPRRCGWLDACVVRYAGYVSGIDYMAITRLDILDGLKTLKICTGYKYKGQLLNEFPASLKVLAQVEPVYEELPGWDEPTSSVRRYEDLPVNARRYIERLREVSGIAVGIVSVGPGRDQTIILADMF comes from the coding sequence ATGTCTTCTGTTGTTGTTATTGGCACCCAGTGGGGTGACGAGGGAAAAGGTAAAATTGTTGATTTTTTGGCTGAAAAAGCCGATGTAGTTGTTCGATACCAGGGAGGCAATAATGCTGGCCATACTGTAGTGGTTGACGGCACTGAATTTAAGTTGCACCTCTTGCCGTCCGGCATACTCTATTCCGGCAAGACTTGCGTGGTGGGTAACGGCGTAGTCGTTGACCCGGCGGTAATGTTGAAAGAACTGAAAGGTATGCAGGACAAAGGTATTGATACCTCGGGCCTTAAAGTATCTAACCGCGCGCATGTGATTATGCCGTATCACCGTTTGCTGGATGAAGTTGAGGAAGAGTCCCGCGGCGACCGTAAAATTGGTACTACCAAACGCGGTATCGGCCCGTGCTATATGGATAAAAACTCCCGGGCCGGCATCCGGATGGTTGATTTAATGGATGAAGAAGAATTTTGTTCTAAGCTTGAGTTTAACCTTGAGGCTAAAAACCATTTGTTAAAAGCTGTTTACGGCGTCGAAGGCTTTGATTATGAACAGGTTAAACAAGAGTATCTTGAGTATGCGCGTCAGCTAAAGCCTTATGTGACAGATACTGCCGCTGTATTGCATGACGCCATCAAGACCGGCAAAAAGGTATTGTTTGAAGGCGCTCAGGCTACCCTCCTGGATTTAGATCATGGCACCTACCCGTATGTAACATCCTCACATCCTATCGCCGGTGGCGCCTGCATCGGCGCTGGTGTTGGCCCAACGCAAATCAATAAGGTTGTCGGAGTGGTTAAGGCTTATACTACCCGCGTTGGCGAAGGGCCTTTCCCGACTGAACTCCATGATGAGGTTGGCCAGACTATCCGCGAGCGGGGGCATGAGTACGGCACAACAACCGGACGCCCGCGACGCTGCGGCTGGCTGGACGCCTGCGTAGTGCGTTATGCGGGATATGTCAGCGGCATTGATTACATGGCCATAACCCGCCTGGACATTCTTGACGGGCTTAAGACTCTTAAAATTTGCACAGGCTATAAATATAAAGGCCAGCTTTTAAATGAGTTTCCTGCCAGCTTAAAAGTTCTGGCCCAGGTGGAGCCGGTTTATGAGGAACTGCCTGGTTGGGATGAGCCGACCAGCAGTGTGCGAAGGTATGAGGATCTACCGGTTAACGCCCGCCGGTATATTGAGCGCCTGAGGGAAGTTAGTGGCATTGCTGTCGGCATCGTATCGGTTGGTCCCGGACGTGATCAGACCATCATTCTTGCCGATATGTTTTAA